Proteins found in one Xenopus laevis strain J_2021 chromosome 1L, Xenopus_laevis_v10.1, whole genome shotgun sequence genomic segment:
- the hgfac.L gene encoding hepatocyte growth factor activator, whose product MDSLSRLSSLLAFLYCLTIIAGALNKPRPLNLRPDGSHRFSHRALNLGQRMTEDGKKCKFPFRFGGRVYFTCINRPPFYRKWCATTHNYDRDREWGYCSNVDRDVATQNYCAENPCEHGGTCYNVAERGTYHCICPEGYTGTDCEKEKCFDHTHYEFYGIGESWPRIHSGRVESCTCFEGNNIMCLGGARYTACIENPCLNGGACRLMISTGKTVCGCRGQHVGKYCDIDIKQGCYDYDNATEYRGIKKNTQSGHSCLPWNSDMLYEEIHTGQEMNFISKGLGSHSYCRSPDDDEIPWCYLMKDRLVSWEHCQIPKCSNKGRRVVMQEDAAVPAQPKCGKKHEKRVVARGRILGGNSALPGAHPWIAGIYIGNYFCAGSLIHPCWVVSAAHCFADSPPKSKIHVVLGQQFFNQTTDVTQTFEVERYIFYDKYSVFKRNEHDIVLIKLKRVNKMCAKKNQFVQTICLPNVNVPFTDDHHCQIAGWGRMHQDSTEYAQNLQEAIVPLVPNNKCSSPEIYGAEISENMFCAGYFDCTIDACQGDSGGPLACEKDKISYLWGIVSWGDGCGSFNKPGVYTKVSNYVDWINRKIMPKKTD is encoded by the exons AACAAACCACGACCTTTAAATCTCAGGCCTGATGGGAGTCATCGCTTCAGCCACCGAGCCTTGAATTTAGGGCAAAGGATGACAG AAGATGGCAAGAAGTGCAAATTCCCGTTTCGTTTTGGCGGCCGAGTGTATTTCACTTGTATAAACAGACCTCCGTTCTACAGAAAGTG GTGTGCAACAACACATAACTACGACCGAGACAGAGAATGGGGATACTGCTCTAATGTCGACAGGGATGTAG CCACACAGAATTACTGTGCAGAGAACCCCTGTGAACACGGAGGCACCTGTTACAACGTAGCCGAAAGGGGCACCTACCACTGCATATGCCCGGAGGGTTACACTGGGACGGACTGTGAAAAAG AGAAGTGTTTTGATCACACGCATTATGAATTCTATGGTATTGGAGAAAGCTGGCCCAGAATTCACAGTGGAAGGGTGGAGTCCTGCACGTGCTTCGAAGGCAACAATATAATGTGTCTGGGGGGAGCGCGATATACAG CCTGCATAGAAAATCCTTGCCTCAATGGTGGAGCCTGTCGACTAATGATTTCAACTGGCAAAACAGTGTGTGGATGTAGAGGCCAACATGTTGGAAAATACTGTGATATTG ACATCAAACAGGGCTGCTATGATTATGACAATGCAACGGAGTACCGGGGGATCAAGAAGAATACTCAGTCTGGGCACAGTTGCCTCCCGTGGAACTCAGACATGCTTTATGAAGAGATTCACACTGGCCAAGAGATGAATTTTATATCCAAGGGTTTGGGATCCCATTCATATTGCAG AAGTCCAGACGATGACGAGATCCCATGGTGTTACCTAATGAAGGATCGCTTGGTTTCCTGGGAACACTGCCAGATACCAAAATGCA GTAACAAGGGAAGGAGAGTGGTTATGCAAGAAGATGCTGCTGTACCCGCACAGCCAAAATGTggcaaaaaacatgaaaagcgCGTTGTTGCAAGAGGCCGGATCCTGGGTGGCAATTCAGCTTTACCTGGCGCCCACCCTTGGATTGCTGGGATATATATTGGCAACTATTTTTGTGCTGGAAGCCTCATTCATCCATGCTGGGTGGTCTCCGCCGCTCATTGCTTTGCAGACAG CCCTCCAAAGTCAAAAATCCATGTGGTCCTTGGACAGCAGTTCTTCAACCAAACTACAGATGTCACACAAACCTTTGAGGTcgaaagatacattttttatgacAAATACTCAGTCTTTAAGCGCAATGAACATGATATTG TTCTAATAAAACTGAAGAGAGTTAACAAAATGTGTGCGAAGAAGAACCAGTTCGTCCAGACCATCTGTCTACCCAATGTGAACGTTCCTTTTACTGATGACCACCATTGCCAGATTGCCGGATGGGGTCGCATGCATCAAG ATTCAACAGAATATGCACAAAATCTACAAGAAGCAATTGTGCCACTTGTGCCCAACAACAAATGCAGCAGCCCCGAAATCTACGGGGCAGAGATCAGTGAAAATATGTTCTGCGCGGGATATTTTGACTGCACTATAGATGCCTGTCAG GGGGACTCCGGAGGACCTCTGGCTTGTGAAAAGGACAAGATATCCTATCTGTGGGGCATTGTCAGCTGGGGAGACGGATGTGGCAGCTTCAACAAGCCCGGAGTCTACACCAAAGTCTCCAACTACGTGGACTGGATCAATCGCAAAATCATGCCGAAGAAAACTGACTAG